A window from Moritella yayanosii encodes these proteins:
- a CDS encoding nitrous oxide reductase accessory protein NosL — MFNSKLRILSLGMLLAFVVGCGEQTEQQVMVQQAMKIEQADSCHLCGMTISNFPGPKGESYASTQDDINKFCSTRDLFGFILQPENKRQVKEVFVHDMSKTPWGQPNDEHFMDAKQAWFVIGSSKTGAMGKTLASFSVKSDAEVFMQEFGGQLYQFDDITLADL, encoded by the coding sequence ATGTTTAACTCAAAATTAAGAATCTTGTCTCTCGGTATGTTGCTGGCATTTGTGGTCGGTTGTGGTGAACAAACTGAGCAGCAGGTAATGGTGCAGCAAGCGATGAAGATTGAACAAGCAGATAGCTGTCATTTATGTGGCATGACAATCAGTAATTTCCCTGGGCCGAAGGGGGAAAGCTATGCATCAACCCAAGACGATATTAATAAATTTTGCTCTACACGGGATCTGTTTGGTTTTATTTTGCAACCTGAGAATAAACGCCAAGTGAAAGAAGTATTTGTGCATGATATGAGTAAAACCCCTTGGGGCCAACCGAACGACGAGCACTTCATGGATGCCAAACAGGCTTGGTTTGTCATCGGTTCTAGCAAGACTGGCGCAATGGGGAAAACATTAGCGAGTTTTAGCGTAAAATCGGATGCCGAAGTCTTTATGCAGGAATTCGGTGGTCAATTGTATCAATTTGATGACATCACGCTTGCTGATCTGTAA
- the hepT gene encoding type VII toxin-antitoxin system HepT family RNase toxin, whose product MDNMYIASMRINTSRYEQELIELQTLLQQRDLSNLEYRAAERSLQISIEACIGIAKHWAKHKTGHRANDAYQSFEQLSQTGEITLDDLKNWRKVIGLRNALVHDYLNIDAEIVRSIIKNSFYKQLFDFIKIGLIALENIE is encoded by the coding sequence ATGGACAATATGTATATTGCTTCCATGCGGATCAATACAAGCCGCTATGAACAAGAACTAATAGAATTACAAACTCTATTACAACAGCGTGATTTATCAAACCTTGAATACCGCGCAGCTGAACGCAGCTTACAAATAAGTATCGAAGCATGCATCGGCATTGCAAAACACTGGGCAAAACACAAAACAGGTCATAGAGCTAATGATGCATATCAATCATTTGAACAGTTATCACAAACGGGTGAAATTACATTAGACGACTTAAAGAATTGGCGAAAAGTGATTGGTCTACGCAATGCGCTTGTTCATGATTATTTAAATATTGATGCTGAAATTGTTCGCTCCATCATTAAAAACTCTTTTTATAAACAGTTATTTGATTTTATAAAAATAGGCTTAATTGCGCTAGAGAATATAGAATAA